In Lascolabacillus massiliensis, a single genomic region encodes these proteins:
- a CDS encoding SbcC/MukB-like Walker B domain-containing protein — protein MIPIELTIEGLYSYQKRQTIDFRKLTDAGLFGIFGTVGSGKSSILEAITYAIYGKTDKLNISGDNRYYNMMNLKSDELLIDFIFETGKDSNSYRAIVKGKRNRKRFEEVKTLDHTAYRKMGNEWIPVEISELEKAIGLNYVNFKRTIIIPQGQFQEFLQLGNKDRTTMMKELFNLQKYEFFHKVVSLESKNNNRKNHLDGQLQQLGQIDPEQINIYSKKLLDLDKIIGELNDKVAGLKKEEEELRKIMELIQKRDKAERNLNVLIKQEPEYKQLKIEIERYELCAMSFKHLLDSLKEYRSKVQSRSELIESDKIKLETLNKNIKKLEKELGDLKPLYEKRDELKRKADELDTLLKIKQLDKSVKELESRVEKGADFWKKTERNVGDLKEENDKLDVNLTELRKNLPDIALLSNIRNWYNEKNLIERQISDINREIDKYKAKQNELINKKNILLKDYIQKGEISADMSFDDYYHYLEISLDNIKKRQSEFRDQEGHVLVKAKLGAYAENLQENSPCPLCGSLHHPDIFRSEDIEEHLESINTEKTELEKEFDTTSSIIRQLNLIEAGYNETVYHLEELSKSKNQITNNLSVHLKLFVWDKFRKVEELDSAFSEMELKQAKIKSCELELQEKAKEIKNLEKTLELARVKLENLRKELTEDKTELQTLKGQLRIIEVEKYNELNEVAIYEEQTKLIKEHDRIEKAYTIDNDNLQEERKKRDLLKGRLDTNVIELEKEKSAIVKIEKDIDSELANSDFKSVEEVKTILSESINIQNEKKRVDQFYKTLLENRTSFEHINKEVGGQIYDKVYHDKLNSEIRLINDQLDMFIKERVEIEINLKNLKKNIEIHNQLRKELEDVEHRSENLKTMKSLFKASGFVNYISSVYLQNLCNAANDRFFQLTRQKLSLEITPENNFQIRDYMNGGKERSVKTLSGGQTFQASLSLALALADNIQKITQSHQNFFFLDEGFGSLDREALSVVLDTLKTLRKENRTVGIISHVEEMQQEIEVHLRIENSSERGSIVHYSWEE, from the coding sequence ATGATACCTATAGAATTAACAATTGAAGGATTATATTCATACCAGAAGAGGCAGACGATAGATTTTAGAAAGTTGACTGATGCAGGACTGTTTGGTATCTTCGGAACTGTTGGAAGTGGTAAATCATCTATATTAGAGGCTATTACTTATGCTATATATGGTAAAACTGATAAACTGAATATTTCAGGTGATAATCGATACTACAACATGATGAACCTGAAATCTGACGAGTTATTAATCGATTTTATTTTTGAAACCGGAAAAGATAGTAATTCGTACCGCGCAATTGTAAAGGGGAAACGAAATAGAAAACGATTTGAGGAGGTTAAAACGTTAGACCATACTGCTTACAGAAAAATGGGAAATGAATGGATTCCTGTAGAAATTAGTGAGCTGGAAAAAGCAATTGGTCTTAATTATGTAAATTTCAAACGTACTATAATAATTCCCCAAGGACAATTTCAGGAGTTTCTTCAACTTGGTAATAAAGATAGAACCACTATGATGAAGGAGCTATTCAATCTTCAGAAGTATGAATTTTTCCATAAAGTGGTTTCTCTGGAAAGTAAAAACAACAACAGGAAAAACCATTTGGATGGCCAGCTTCAGCAGTTAGGGCAGATTGATCCTGAACAAATTAACATATACAGTAAAAAACTTTTAGATCTTGATAAAATAATTGGTGAGCTTAATGATAAAGTTGCCGGACTTAAAAAGGAAGAGGAAGAGCTCAGGAAAATCATGGAGTTGATTCAAAAGAGAGATAAGGCTGAACGTAATTTGAATGTATTAATTAAACAGGAACCTGAATATAAACAACTTAAAATAGAGATTGAAAGATACGAATTATGCGCTATGAGCTTCAAGCATCTGCTCGACTCATTAAAGGAATATCGGAGTAAAGTTCAGTCTCGCAGTGAACTAATTGAATCTGACAAAATTAAACTTGAAACTCTTAACAAAAATATAAAAAAGCTGGAGAAAGAGTTAGGTGATCTAAAACCTCTGTATGAAAAAAGAGATGAACTAAAACGTAAAGCTGATGAACTTGATACATTACTTAAAATAAAACAGCTTGATAAAAGTGTAAAGGAACTTGAATCGAGAGTTGAAAAGGGAGCTGATTTCTGGAAAAAAACCGAACGGAATGTTGGAGATTTAAAAGAAGAGAATGACAAACTTGATGTCAACTTAACTGAGTTAAGAAAAAACTTACCTGATATAGCTTTATTATCAAATATCAGAAACTGGTACAATGAAAAGAATTTAATTGAGCGACAGATTTCAGATATTAACAGAGAAATAGATAAGTATAAAGCTAAACAGAATGAATTAATCAATAAGAAAAATATTCTGCTCAAGGACTACATACAAAAAGGTGAGATTTCAGCAGATATGAGTTTTGATGACTATTATCATTATCTCGAAATATCTCTTGATAATATTAAAAAGAGACAGAGTGAATTCAGAGATCAGGAAGGTCATGTTTTAGTTAAAGCCAAATTGGGAGCTTATGCTGAAAACCTGCAGGAAAATTCGCCCTGCCCTCTTTGCGGTTCTCTGCATCACCCCGATATATTCAGAAGCGAGGATATAGAAGAGCATCTGGAGAGTATCAATACAGAAAAGACTGAATTAGAAAAAGAGTTTGATACCACTTCCTCAATAATAAGGCAATTGAATTTAATTGAAGCAGGTTACAACGAAACAGTATATCATCTAGAAGAATTAAGTAAATCTAAAAATCAAATTACCAACAACTTATCAGTTCATTTAAAATTATTTGTTTGGGATAAGTTCAGGAAGGTTGAAGAACTTGATTCCGCTTTCAGTGAGATGGAGCTTAAACAGGCTAAGATTAAATCATGTGAACTGGAACTACAAGAGAAAGCCAAAGAAATTAAGAATCTCGAAAAAACTCTTGAGCTTGCAAGGGTGAAGCTTGAAAATCTGAGAAAGGAGCTAACAGAAGATAAGACTGAATTGCAGACTTTAAAAGGACAATTGAGGATAATTGAGGTTGAAAAATATAACGAGTTGAATGAAGTTGCGATTTATGAAGAACAGACTAAATTAATTAAAGAACATGACCGAATTGAAAAAGCTTATACAATAGATAATGACAATCTTCAGGAAGAAAGAAAAAAGAGAGATTTATTAAAAGGAAGACTGGATACTAATGTTATTGAATTAGAGAAAGAGAAGTCTGCTATTGTGAAAATAGAGAAAGATATTGATTCGGAGTTGGCAAATTCTGACTTTAAATCTGTTGAAGAGGTTAAAACAATTTTATCTGAGTCAATTAATATTCAAAACGAGAAAAAAAGAGTTGATCAGTTTTATAAAACTCTTTTGGAAAACCGTACTTCATTTGAACATATTAATAAAGAGGTTGGAGGGCAAATATATGATAAGGTTTATCATGATAAATTGAACAGTGAAATCAGGTTGATTAATGATCAGCTGGATATGTTCATTAAAGAAAGAGTTGAGATTGAAATTAATTTGAAAAACTTAAAGAAAAATATAGAAATCCATAATCAATTGCGCAAAGAACTTGAAGATGTTGAGCATAGATCTGAGAATCTGAAGACGATGAAAAGTCTGTTCAAAGCCAGTGGATTTGTAAACTATATTTCATCTGTTTATTTACAAAACCTTTGTAATGCAGCGAATGACAGGTTCTTCCAGTTAACAAGACAAAAACTTAGTCTGGAAATAACCCCGGAAAATAACTTCCAGATAAGAGATTATATGAATGGTGGTAAAGAGAGAAGTGTTAAGACTCTCTCAGGAGGGCAAACGTTCCAGGCCTCATTATCACTGGCTCTGGCTCTGGCTGATAACATTCAGAAGATAACTCAGTCGCATCAGAACTTCTTCTTCCTGGACGAAGGATTCGGATCGTTGGACAGAGAGGCTTTAAGTGTGGTTCTTGACACTTTAAAAACACTACGAAAGGAAAATCGAACTGTAGGCATTATTTCACACGTTGAAGAAATGCAACAGGAAATTGAAGTTCATCTACGCATTGAAAATAGTTCAGAAAGAGGCAGTATTGTTCATTACAGTTGGGAAGAGTAG
- a CDS encoding glycoside hydrolase family 16 protein, with protein sequence MRKYLIAILIIATAILSSCFRQYNNDDTYRKGWTLAWEDDFDEFSNESVWSKTPRDKQHSFRYMSDSESLYKLQDGNLVLRGMQDPEGNEKLPFITGGIYTQAFKANETKRLEIRARINPTYGVTPYISLFPNNSSENIVIDLIEQYDTDEFIYQSVTSQYTTTEGMPDNPPSSALVGVNPIEYHIYGVEKYPDSVVFYVDGTRTKKYPRIPTKIPGQFPFNDLDFDLYIGLRLDKDTDHAGLPVDFYIDWVRFYEPNSVNLTTDEN encoded by the coding sequence ATGAGAAAGTATTTAATAGCTATTTTAATAATTGCAACTGCAATTTTATCATCATGTTTCCGACAGTACAATAATGATGATACATATCGTAAAGGTTGGACACTTGCTTGGGAAGATGATTTTGATGAGTTTTCAAATGAGTCTGTATGGTCTAAAACACCAAGAGACAAACAACATTCGTTCAGATATATGAGTGATAGTGAGTCGCTTTACAAACTACAAGATGGCAATCTTGTGTTAAGAGGCATGCAAGACCCTGAAGGAAATGAAAAACTGCCTTTTATAACCGGAGGTATCTATACTCAGGCTTTTAAAGCAAACGAAACAAAAAGATTAGAAATAAGAGCCAGAATTAACCCTACATATGGTGTCACACCTTATATATCGCTTTTTCCAAATAATAGCTCAGAAAATATTGTAATAGATTTAATTGAGCAATATGATACTGATGAATTTATCTATCAGTCTGTAACTTCACAATATACAACAACAGAGGGAATGCCTGACAATCCTCCATCAAGTGCATTGGTTGGTGTTAATCCAATCGAATATCACATATATGGTGTTGAAAAATATCCAGATAGTGTGGTTTTTTATGTTGATGGCACACGTACAAAAAAATATCCCCGTATTCCAACAAAAATACCGGGACAATTTCCTTTTAACGATCTCGACTTTGATCTTTATATTGGTCTGAGACTGGACAAAGACACAGATCACGCAGGGCTACCTGTTGATTTCTATATTGATTGGGTACGATTCTATGAACCCAATTCAGTCAATTTAACTACCGATGAAAATTAG
- the pstC gene encoding phosphate ABC transporter permease subunit PstC — protein MRDKIFRFLLFFAAVIILLLTAGIIYALVSRSTEAFQEYGVWGFISNPEWDPRPATEEYGALSFIVGTLYTAFFALFLCVPFSLSVALFNGEYFKGKKISSFVRSIVDLLAGIPSIVYGLWGFYAVRPLVIDLGINAQGFGIFLSSIVLAIMIIPYASSLSTEFISMVPNKLKEGAYSLGATQFEVIQNISIPTARSGIVASYILALGRALGETMAVTMLIGNTDRVPKGLRDTGNTMASVIANQFGEADGIKLSSLIAIGLLLFIITALINMVAKLVMKKLASV, from the coding sequence ATGAGAGATAAGATATTCCGGTTTTTACTTTTTTTTGCTGCAGTTATTATTCTGTTATTAACAGCTGGTATTATATATGCATTGGTAAGTAGATCGACTGAAGCATTTCAGGAATATGGAGTATGGGGATTTATTTCCAATCCTGAGTGGGACCCGCGCCCGGCAACTGAAGAGTATGGTGCTTTGTCATTTATAGTTGGAACATTGTATACTGCATTCTTTGCATTATTTCTTTGTGTTCCTTTCTCTTTATCAGTAGCACTATTCAATGGTGAATATTTCAAAGGAAAGAAGATATCATCCTTTGTAAGGTCTATAGTTGATCTGCTTGCTGGTATACCTTCTATTGTTTATGGTCTTTGGGGATTTTATGCAGTAAGACCTTTAGTTATTGATTTGGGCATAAATGCACAGGGCTTTGGCATCTTCCTCTCATCAATAGTATTGGCAATAATGATTATTCCTTATGCATCGTCACTTAGTACAGAGTTTATTTCAATGGTACCAAATAAACTTAAGGAGGGAGCTTATAGTCTCGGAGCTACTCAGTTTGAAGTAATTCAGAATATTAGCATACCAACTGCAAGATCAGGTATTGTTGCATCATATATATTAGCTCTTGGAAGAGCATTAGGTGAAACTATGGCGGTTACAATGCTTATTGGTAATACTGACAGAGTTCCTAAGGGGCTGAGAGATACTGGTAATACTATGGCTAGTGTTATTGCCAACCAGTTTGGAGAGGCAGATGGAATAAAACTTAGTTCTCTGATTGCAATTGGACTTCTTTTATTTATTATTACAGCACTTATTAATATGGTTGCTAAGTTGGTAATGAAAAAATTAGCAAGTGTATGA
- a CDS encoding ABC transporter permease, translated as MNSELFIARRIYKGEKKLDKQVSSPAIKIAIAGISLGLAVMIVAVCIIVGFKKEIRGKVIGFGSHIQITAFESNVSYEHTPIAISDTLINILYSNPEISHVQEFITKPAIIKTDDDFLGVVLKGVSDSYNWDFFRTNLLEGDIINPDDTTSANQAIISKSIADKLQLKTGDRFTCYFVQEPVRARRFDITGIYETNFEDYDQLFILTEKIILGNLNEWDDDMASGIEVLVKDYDNLDVTAQNLFFEMSSYKDRFGNALYTRSIKDINPMIFNWLELLNMNVWVIIILMLIVSGFTMISGLLIIILERTNMIGILKSIGARDFSIRKVFLYLSAFLIGKGMLWGNIIALVFCIIQHQFNILKLDPSTYYLSAVPVDLNVIYIILLNIGTLLVSLLMMIGPSYLVARITPSKSIKFE; from the coding sequence ATGAATTCGGAACTTTTCATAGCAAGAAGGATTTATAAAGGGGAGAAGAAACTTGACAAACAGGTTTCTTCGCCTGCTATTAAAATTGCTATTGCCGGAATATCATTGGGACTGGCAGTAATGATTGTGGCTGTATGTATTATAGTAGGATTCAAAAAAGAGATTCGCGGTAAAGTAATAGGTTTTGGGTCGCACATTCAGATAACAGCTTTCGAGAGCAATGTTTCATACGAGCACACACCTATAGCAATATCGGATACTCTTATCAATATACTTTATTCAAATCCTGAAATAAGTCATGTTCAGGAGTTTATTACTAAACCGGCTATAATAAAGACCGATGACGACTTCCTTGGTGTAGTTCTCAAAGGGGTTTCTGACAGCTATAACTGGGATTTTTTCAGGACCAATCTTCTTGAAGGTGATATAATTAATCCTGATGATACAACTTCGGCCAATCAGGCAATTATATCTAAAAGCATAGCTGATAAGCTTCAGTTGAAAACTGGTGATAGATTCACCTGTTACTTCGTTCAGGAGCCCGTACGTGCCCGTCGTTTTGATATTACTGGTATTTACGAAACAAATTTTGAAGATTATGATCAACTCTTTATACTGACAGAGAAAATCATTCTTGGAAACCTTAATGAATGGGATGACGATATGGCGAGTGGCATTGAAGTGCTTGTCAAGGATTATGACAATCTGGATGTGACAGCACAGAATCTGTTCTTCGAGATGTCTTCTTATAAAGATCGTTTTGGAAATGCACTCTATACACGATCTATTAAAGATATTAACCCAATGATTTTCAACTGGCTTGAGCTCCTTAATATGAATGTGTGGGTAATCATTATACTAATGTTGATAGTATCAGGCTTCACCATGATTTCGGGGCTATTGATTATAATACTGGAGAGAACAAATATGATTGGTATTCTGAAATCAATTGGCGCTAGAGACTTCAGTATCCGCAAAGTATTCCTTTACCTCTCCGCATTTCTTATTGGAAAAGGAATGCTCTGGGGCAATATTATTGCTCTTGTTTTTTGTATTATACAACACCAGTTCAATATACTTAAACTTGACCCTTCGACCTATTATCTATCAGCAGTACCGGTTGATCTAAACGTGATTTACATTATACTACTCAACATAGGTACACTATTGGTATCATTACTGATGATGATTGGCCCTTCTTACCTGGTTGCCAGGATAACTCCTTCAAAATCAATCAAGTTCGAATAG
- the queF gene encoding preQ(1) synthase, producing MEIKGLSHLGGKTEYKQDYAPEMLEAFENKHQGNDYWVTFDCPEFTSLCPITGQPDFATIRIDYIPDVKMVESKSLKLYLFSFRNHGAFHEDCINIIMKDLINLMNPKYIEVTGIFTPRGGISIYPYANWGREGTKYGKMAEERLLNHSIPL from the coding sequence ATGGAAATAAAAGGATTAAGCCATCTTGGTGGCAAAACAGAATATAAACAGGATTATGCACCTGAAATGCTGGAGGCATTTGAAAATAAACATCAGGGGAACGATTACTGGGTTACTTTCGATTGTCCTGAGTTTACCAGTCTATGCCCAATAACCGGTCAGCCCGATTTCGCAACCATTCGCATCGATTATATTCCAGATGTTAAAATGGTTGAGAGTAAAAGTTTAAAACTATATCTCTTCAGTTTCAGAAACCATGGAGCGTTTCATGAAGATTGCATCAATATTATAATGAAGGATCTTATAAATCTGATGAATCCAAAATATATTGAAGTTACAGGTATATTTACACCACGTGGAGGTATAAGCATATATCCATATGCAAACTGGGGACGTGAGGGTACTAAGTATGGAAAAATGGCGGAAGAGCGACTGTTGAATCACTCTATCCCCCTGTAA
- a CDS encoding metallophosphoesterase family protein has product MRILHTADWHLGKRLEDFSRLDEQFVVMNEICEIADREHVDIVLVSGDLFDTFNPPTEAVDLFYKTLKRLSNGGRRPVLAIAGNHDSPDRIEAPDPLARECGIIFVGYPKSVVPVFHLETGVKISCVDKGFIELMLAEIDFPVRILVTPYANEYRLKQFLNAEDIDSELRRVLEDHWKNIADRYCDNSGVNILVSHLFMIKKGGPIPEEPEDEKPILHVGGAQAIFTQNIPKQIQYTALGHLHRMHKVDDSVSPVYYSGSPISYSFSEANQKKFVLIADILPGEKAEIREIELSTVRPLLRKRVNGIDEAIEWLSENQNALVELTLVTDTFITPLDRRKLNSAHQGIVTIIPEVISEDLKVENRHKQIDLNRSMEELFSDYFTHEKGQAPSEDIMSIFREILAEEEEE; this is encoded by the coding sequence ATGAGAATACTACACACAGCTGACTGGCATTTGGGTAAACGTCTGGAGGATTTTTCCAGACTGGATGAGCAATTTGTTGTAATGAACGAGATTTGTGAAATTGCAGATCGTGAGCATGTTGATATAGTACTTGTATCGGGGGATCTGTTTGACACGTTTAATCCACCTACGGAGGCGGTGGATCTATTCTATAAAACATTAAAGAGATTATCTAACGGGGGAAGGCGACCTGTATTAGCTATTGCTGGTAATCATGACTCTCCTGACAGGATAGAAGCTCCAGATCCTTTGGCACGGGAGTGTGGAATTATTTTTGTGGGCTATCCTAAATCAGTTGTACCTGTTTTTCATCTTGAAACTGGTGTTAAGATCTCTTGCGTTGATAAGGGTTTTATTGAATTGATGCTTGCAGAAATTGATTTCCCTGTCAGAATATTGGTCACTCCTTATGCTAATGAATATAGACTCAAACAGTTCCTTAATGCAGAAGATATTGATTCTGAACTTCGCAGAGTACTTGAAGATCATTGGAAGAATATTGCAGACAGGTATTGTGACAACAGCGGTGTTAACATTCTAGTTTCACATCTTTTTATGATAAAAAAAGGCGGCCCCATCCCTGAGGAACCTGAGGATGAAAAACCTATACTGCATGTTGGTGGAGCTCAAGCAATATTTACTCAAAATATCCCTAAACAGATTCAATATACAGCACTGGGACACCTGCACAGGATGCATAAAGTGGATGATTCTGTTTCACCTGTTTATTACAGTGGCAGCCCAATTTCTTACAGCTTTTCAGAGGCTAATCAGAAGAAGTTTGTTCTGATTGCTGACATATTGCCTGGTGAAAAAGCTGAAATAAGAGAGATTGAACTATCTACAGTGAGACCTCTTCTAAGAAAACGTGTCAACGGAATTGATGAGGCTATTGAATGGCTCTCAGAAAATCAAAATGCATTGGTGGAGTTGACACTGGTTACGGATACTTTTATAACTCCTTTAGACAGAAGAAAGTTGAATTCTGCTCATCAGGGTATAGTAACGATAATTCCAGAGGTGATTAGCGAGGATTTAAAAGTAGAGAACAGGCATAAGCAGATAGATTTGAACAGAAGTATGGAAGAGCTATTCAGTGACTATTTTACTCATGAGAAAGGTCAAGCTCCGAGTGAAGATATAATGAGCATTTTCAGAGAAATATTGGCAGAGGAGGAAGAAGAATGA
- the pstS gene encoding phosphate ABC transporter substrate-binding protein PstS: MKKLFLFLLFPILLQSCYNNSATGGSSSRSTISGAGATFPYPYYNIVFRDFMRANEDKTVNYGAIGSGGGIRSLRDHSVDFGASDAFLNEKEIESMNAEVIHIATCMGGVVMAYTLEGIDSLRLTGQLISDIYLGKIKKWNDPLIKGENPDINLPDLEITPVYRSDGSGTTFNFSEYLSAISPEWKSIVGMGKSLKWPAGIAAKGNPGVAGIVQQTEGAIGYIGSEYALTLRLPTAKLKNRAGNYVDATLETISAAANVPLPDDMRATITDSDDPNAYPISLFTWVLVYKNQDYDNRSMEEAEDIVKLLNYVISPEGQKVAAQINYAPLSEQALEKNRKLIDQINYSGLSITP; the protein is encoded by the coding sequence ATGAAGAAATTATTTCTATTTTTACTCTTCCCTATATTATTACAATCATGTTATAATAATTCAGCTACAGGAGGAAGTAGTTCGCGAAGTACCATATCAGGCGCAGGTGCTACTTTTCCGTATCCCTATTATAATATAGTTTTTAGAGATTTTATGCGGGCCAATGAAGATAAAACCGTTAATTATGGTGCAATTGGCAGTGGTGGAGGTATAAGAAGTTTAAGAGATCACTCTGTTGATTTTGGTGCAAGTGATGCTTTTCTAAATGAGAAGGAGATTGAATCGATGAATGCAGAGGTAATCCACATTGCAACTTGTATGGGTGGCGTGGTAATGGCTTATACTTTGGAAGGAATAGATAGTTTACGTTTGACTGGTCAACTTATTTCTGATATATATCTTGGTAAAATCAAAAAATGGAATGATCCTCTTATTAAAGGTGAAAATCCTGACATAAATCTGCCTGATCTTGAAATAACACCTGTTTACAGGTCGGATGGAAGTGGTACTACTTTTAACTTTTCGGAATATTTATCAGCAATCAGCCCTGAATGGAAAAGTATAGTGGGGATGGGAAAGTCGCTTAAATGGCCAGCTGGTATTGCTGCAAAAGGCAATCCGGGAGTGGCTGGAATAGTTCAGCAAACTGAAGGAGCTATTGGTTATATTGGTTCGGAATATGCACTGACTTTGAGATTACCAACAGCAAAATTGAAAAACAGAGCCGGTAATTATGTTGATGCAACACTGGAAACGATTTCAGCGGCAGCAAATGTTCCTCTTCCAGACGATATGAGAGCAACAATAACTGACTCAGACGACCCAAATGCTTATCCTATCAGCCTTTTTACATGGGTTCTGGTATATAAGAATCAGGACTATGATAACCGTTCGATGGAGGAAGCTGAGGATATTGTAAAGCTGTTGAATTATGTAATTAGTCCTGAAGGACAAAAAGTAGCGGCTCAAATTAATTATGCACCTTTATCGGAGCAGGCCCTCGAAAAGAATCGTAAACTAATAGATCAGATAAATTATAGTGGCTTATCAATTACTCCATAA
- the queC gene encoding 7-cyano-7-deazaguanine synthase QueC gives MKDYSNEDALVLFSGGQDSTTCLYWAKHNFRNVYALCFSYGQRHSQEIKNAERIAKMSDTPFQLLDTGIISQLAPNSLTNLSMQMDSEKPADSYPNTFVPGRNLLFLTFAATIAYAKNIRHIVTGVSEADYSGYPDCRDTFIRSANATLNLAMDKQFVIHTPLMWRNKKEVWQLADELGVFEIVRDETLTCYNGIIAEGCGHCPSCVLRNKGLKEYLEER, from the coding sequence ATGAAAGATTATTCTAATGAAGACGCACTTGTTTTATTTTCAGGTGGTCAGGATTCAACTACTTGTCTCTATTGGGCAAAACATAATTTCAGGAATGTATATGCACTCTGTTTTTCTTATGGACAGAGACATTCGCAGGAAATAAAAAATGCAGAACGAATTGCTAAAATGTCTGATACTCCCTTCCAATTACTGGATACAGGAATTATTTCACAATTAGCTCCCAATTCACTTACTAACCTCTCAATGCAAATGGATTCAGAGAAACCGGCTGACTCCTATCCCAATACATTTGTACCAGGTAGGAATCTTCTCTTTTTAACATTTGCAGCAACTATCGCTTATGCAAAAAACATACGGCATATTGTAACCGGAGTTTCGGAAGCTGACTACAGTGGTTACCCAGACTGCCGCGATACTTTTATCAGATCGGCCAATGCTACTCTTAACCTTGCTATGGATAAACAGTTTGTAATCCATACTCCTCTCATGTGGCGGAATAAAAAAGAGGTGTGGCAGCTGGCAGACGAACTGGGTGTATTTGAAATCGTAAGAGATGAAACTCTTACTTGCTACAATGGAATAATAGCAGAAGGTTGTGGTCATTGTCCTTCATGTGTATTAAGAAATAAAGGATTGAAAGAGTATCTTGAAGAGCGTTAA
- a CDS encoding pyridoxal phosphate-dependent aminotransferase: MPDISMRGYQMPASPIRKLAPLSDAAKAEGVKVYHLNIGQPDLPSPVTALDAIRSIDRITLEYSPSDGYLFYRKNLVEYYKKFNINLSPNEIIVTAGGSEAVLYAFMACLNPGDEIIVPEPAYANYMAFAISAGAVIRTIPSDMESNFALPEIEEFEKLINERTKGILICNPNNPTGYVYTPQEMEKIRLLVKKYNLYLFSDEVYREFIYNDTPYISACHLEGIEENVVLIDSVSKRYSECGIRIGALITKNIKLHDTVMKFCQARLSPPLIGQIAANASLSEDSSYMQRNFKEYKSRRDFLIDRLNKIPGVYSPMPQGAFYTLARLPIDDADKFCAWCLSDFRYEGQTIFMAPATGFYVTPGLGTNEVRIAYVLNTEDLDKALTVLEKALEEYKNVCM, translated from the coding sequence ATGCCTGATATTTCAATGCGTGGTTATCAAATGCCCGCTTCACCAATACGTAAACTAGCACCACTCTCAGATGCAGCTAAAGCTGAGGGAGTAAAAGTGTATCATCTGAACATCGGACAACCCGATTTACCTTCACCTGTAACTGCATTAGATGCAATCCGCTCAATTGATCGCATCACACTGGAATATAGTCCAAGCGACGGCTATTTATTCTACAGGAAGAATCTGGTTGAATATTATAAAAAATTCAACATTAATTTATCTCCCAACGAAATTATCGTAACAGCAGGAGGTTCTGAAGCTGTATTATATGCATTTATGGCTTGCCTGAATCCGGGTGACGAGATTATTGTACCTGAACCAGCATATGCAAATTATATGGCATTTGCAATCTCAGCAGGAGCAGTAATAAGGACAATTCCTTCTGATATGGAGTCAAACTTCGCACTACCGGAAATAGAGGAGTTCGAAAAACTTATCAATGAACGCACTAAAGGAATTCTTATATGTAATCCAAATAATCCAACAGGATATGTTTACACTCCACAGGAAATGGAGAAAATAAGGTTACTGGTAAAAAAATATAATCTATATCTTTTTTCTGATGAAGTATATAGAGAGTTTATCTATAACGATACACCATATATTTCGGCATGCCACCTGGAAGGTATTGAAGAGAATGTTGTACTTATAGATTCAGTCTCAAAACGTTATAGTGAATGCGGGATCAGAATAGGTGCATTAATAACAAAAAACATAAAACTTCATGATACAGTAATGAAGTTTTGCCAGGCAAGACTAAGTCCTCCTCTGATTGGTCAGATAGCAGCAAACGCCTCGCTTAGCGAAGACAGCAGTTATATGCAGCGTAATTTCAAGGAGTATAAGAGTCGACGTGATTTTCTAATCGATCGCCTTAACAAAATACCTGGTGTATATTCACCAATGCCTCAAGGTGCTTTCTATACTCTTGCAAGGCTGCCTATTGATGATGCTGATAAATTTTGTGCATGGTGTTTGTCGGATTTCCGCTATGAGGGACAAACTATATTTATGGCTCCTGCTACCGGTTTTTACGTAACACCTGGTTTGGGCACCAATGAGGTTAGAATAGCATATGTACTTAATACTGAAGACCTTGACAAAGCGCTTACAGTACTCGAAAAAGCGTTGGAAGAGTATAAGAATGTGTGTATGTAA